One Micromonospora craniellae genomic region harbors:
- a CDS encoding glycoside hydrolase family protein, which translates to MRGALRCGPRASNEPDFIWYGTSTGNLTQYQQRRDALLSHWKTAVEYIREHDQDARVMGANDALFRERFYGDFLTFARDNDVLPDFVSWHQLDSTGLDPQHGNYFRTNYQTYRNLERERGIAPIPININEYGGNRDLTVPGQLLQYVAMFEEAKVDAGGKAYWTAAGLLGGDVVETNKPGGGWWFYKMYADLAGADTVKVTPPPATTIDKLEAIGAIDDSRRQARVIAGGGTETDFDVVIDNIDRKLFGGRVNVTVSATTWSGQNRHNSPGRRGSVTANIELDRRPVDGAVLRANPGGGAFVKTDRHRLFLSAATSSASPEPRTRRRCGRWKPNRPP; encoded by the coding sequence GTGAGAGGCGCCCTTCGGTGCGGTCCACGTGCCTCGAACGAGCCGGACTTCATCTGGTACGGCACCTCCACCGGCAACCTCACCCAGTACCAGCAGCGCAGGGACGCGTTGCTCAGCCACTGGAAGACCGCGGTCGAGTACATCCGGGAGCACGACCAGGACGCCCGCGTCATGGGCGCCAACGACGCGCTGTTCCGTGAGCGCTTCTACGGCGACTTCCTCACCTTCGCCCGCGACAACGACGTCCTGCCCGACTTCGTCTCCTGGCACCAGCTCGACTCCACCGGCCTGGACCCGCAGCACGGCAACTACTTCCGGACCAACTACCAGACCTACCGCAACCTGGAGCGCGAGCGCGGCATCGCGCCGATCCCGATCAACATCAACGAGTACGGCGGTAACCGGGACCTGACCGTGCCCGGCCAACTCCTCCAGTACGTCGCCATGTTCGAGGAGGCCAAGGTCGACGCGGGCGGCAAGGCGTACTGGACCGCGGCCGGGCTCCTCGGCGGGGACGTCGTGGAGACCAACAAGCCCGGTGGCGGCTGGTGGTTCTACAAGATGTACGCCGACCTGGCCGGCGCCGACACCGTCAAGGTGACCCCACCGCCCGCCACGACCATCGACAAGCTCGAAGCCATCGGGGCCATCGACGACAGTCGCCGCCAGGCCCGGGTCATCGCCGGCGGCGGCACCGAAACCGACTTCGACGTCGTGATCGACAACATCGACCGGAAGCTGTTCGGCGGCAGGGTCAACGTGACGGTCTCCGCGACCACCTGGAGCGGGCAGAACCGGCACAACAGCCCGGGGCGGCGCGGGTCGGTCACCGCGAACATCGAACTCGACCGGCGTCCGGTCGACGGTGCCGTGCTCCGGGCCAACCCGGGCGGTGGCGCGTTCGTCAAGACCGACCGGCACCGCCTCTTCCTGTCCGCCGCGACAAGCTCAGCGTCACCCGAGCCACGAACGCGCCGGCGGTGCGGACGGTGGAAGCCGAATCGGCCACCCTGA
- a CDS encoding enoyl-CoA hydratase: MSDETILIDVAHDGIAIVTLNRPHALNALSLQVMRDLTAAAATLDAEPAVKAIIITGSATAFAAGADIKEMADRTYSEMDAADWFGGWSAMSAVRTPLIAAVAGYALGGGCELAMMCDIVIAADTARFGQPEITLGVIPGMGGSQRLTRAIGKAKAMDLCLTGRTMTADEAERAGMVSRVVSADQLLDQAIQLATRIAGMSAPAARMVKEAINRSFEVSLAEGLLHERRLFHATFATADQTEGMAAFIAKRPPQFIDR, translated from the coding sequence ATGAGCGACGAGACGATTCTGATCGACGTCGCCCACGACGGCATCGCGATCGTCACCCTCAACCGGCCGCACGCCCTCAACGCACTGTCACTCCAGGTGATGCGGGACCTGACCGCAGCCGCCGCCACCCTGGACGCCGAACCCGCGGTCAAGGCCATCATCATCACCGGTTCGGCCACGGCGTTCGCCGCCGGCGCCGACATCAAGGAGATGGCCGACCGCACCTACAGCGAGATGGACGCCGCCGACTGGTTCGGCGGCTGGTCGGCGATGAGCGCCGTACGCACCCCACTCATCGCCGCAGTGGCCGGCTACGCCCTCGGCGGCGGCTGCGAACTGGCGATGATGTGCGACATCGTCATCGCCGCCGACACCGCCCGTTTCGGCCAACCGGAGATCACCCTGGGAGTCATCCCCGGGATGGGTGGATCACAACGCCTGACCCGCGCCATCGGCAAGGCCAAGGCCATGGACCTGTGCCTGACCGGACGGACGATGACCGCCGACGAGGCCGAACGCGCAGGTATGGTCTCCCGGGTCGTTTCCGCCGACCAACTGCTCGACCAGGCGATCCAACTCGCCACCCGGATCGCCGGCATGTCCGCCCCCGCCGCACGCATGGTCAAGGAGGCGATCAACCGTTCCTTCGAGGTCTCCCTGGCCGAAGGGCTGCTGCACGAACGGCGACTGTTCCACGCCACCTTCGCCACCGCCGACCAGACCGAGGGCATGGCCGCCTTCATCGCCAAGCGCCCACCACAGTTCATCGACCGATAG
- the mmsB gene encoding 3-hydroxyisobutyrate dehydrogenase, which translates to MTIAFLGLGNMGAPMAAHLVTAGHQVIGYDPAPAAAHQATARGVTVTDSVTAAVRGADAVITMLPTGQHLADCYDAVLADAAPGALLVDCSTVAVTDAQAAAARAADAGFAPLDAPVSGGVAGAAAGTLTFMVGGPADALETARPLLDAMGTRVIHCGPSGSGQAAKTCNNMVLGVSMIAVSEAFLLGRSLGLSDQALFEVASTSSAQCWALTSYCPVPGPVPTSPANRDYQGGFSALLMRKDLHLAQASATRADVATPLGAAAAVLYDQFVAAGNGALDFSAIITALATRTSTPEATA; encoded by the coding sequence GTGACCATCGCGTTTCTGGGACTGGGCAACATGGGCGCCCCGATGGCAGCCCACCTCGTCACCGCAGGCCACCAGGTGATCGGATACGATCCCGCACCCGCCGCCGCTCACCAGGCGACCGCGCGCGGCGTCACCGTGACCGACAGCGTCACCGCAGCGGTCCGCGGCGCCGACGCGGTGATCACCATGTTGCCCACGGGACAACACCTGGCCGACTGCTACGACGCGGTACTCGCCGACGCCGCACCCGGCGCACTGCTGGTGGACTGCTCCACTGTCGCCGTCACCGACGCGCAGGCAGCCGCCGCCCGGGCCGCCGACGCGGGCTTCGCCCCACTCGACGCCCCCGTCTCCGGCGGCGTGGCCGGCGCCGCCGCCGGCACCCTCACCTTCATGGTCGGCGGCCCTGCCGACGCGCTTGAGACGGCCCGCCCGCTGCTCGACGCGATGGGTACCCGGGTCATCCACTGTGGCCCATCCGGATCGGGACAAGCCGCGAAGACCTGCAACAACATGGTCCTCGGCGTCTCCATGATCGCCGTGTCCGAGGCATTCCTCCTCGGCCGGTCACTCGGTCTGAGCGACCAGGCGCTGTTCGAGGTGGCCTCGACCTCGTCGGCCCAGTGCTGGGCGCTGACCAGCTACTGCCCCGTCCCCGGACCGGTGCCCACCAGCCCGGCCAACCGTGACTACCAGGGCGGCTTCTCCGCCCTGCTGATGCGCAAGGATCTTCACCTCGCGCAGGCCAGCGCGACGCGCGCGGACGTCGCCACCCCACTCGGGGCCGCCGCAGCCGTCCTCTACGACCAGTTCGTCGCCGCCGGCAACGGCGCACTGGACTTCTCGGCGATCATCACCGCCCTCGCCACCCGCACGAGCACACCGGAGGCCACCGCATGA
- a CDS encoding enoyl-CoA hydratase/isomerase family protein has product MSAPPVIARLTGHLGHLTLNRPTAINALTAEMVTIIRRTLALWAASDRVRTVLITGAGDRGLCAGGDIRAIHADAVSGGTASLDFWADEYRLNATIAAYPKPIVAWMDGLVMGGGIGISGHASLRVVTERSRLAMPEVGIGFHPDVGGSWLLSHAPGQLGTHLALTGTPIGAADAIAVGLADHYIPTERLPYLRLALARRDAAGAVASFATTPPPAALTAARDWIDECYAGESVEEIIERLTRHHTPDARTAATVVDSRSPTALSVTLRSLRSAANLPDLPAALAQEYRLSAAMLRLPDLAEGIRAQIIDKDRRPRWQPSTLADVSPHLVDACFGPRDNLPDLTVEAP; this is encoded by the coding sequence GTGAGCGCGCCACCGGTCATCGCCCGGCTGACCGGCCATCTCGGGCACCTGACCCTGAACCGGCCGACCGCGATCAACGCCCTGACCGCGGAGATGGTCACCATCATCCGCCGCACCCTGGCCCTGTGGGCGGCCTCCGACCGGGTCCGCACCGTCCTGATCACCGGCGCCGGTGATCGTGGCCTGTGCGCCGGCGGCGACATCCGAGCCATCCACGCCGACGCCGTGTCCGGAGGTACCGCCTCGCTGGACTTCTGGGCCGACGAGTACCGGCTCAACGCCACCATCGCCGCCTATCCCAAACCCATCGTGGCCTGGATGGACGGGCTGGTCATGGGCGGCGGGATCGGTATCTCCGGCCACGCGTCGCTGCGGGTGGTGACCGAACGTTCCCGGCTCGCGATGCCGGAGGTGGGCATCGGTTTCCACCCCGACGTCGGCGGATCGTGGCTGCTCTCTCACGCACCAGGCCAACTCGGCACCCACCTCGCCCTGACCGGCACCCCCATCGGTGCCGCCGACGCCATCGCTGTCGGCCTGGCCGATCACTACATCCCCACCGAGCGGCTCCCGTACCTGAGGCTCGCGCTGGCCCGGCGGGACGCCGCCGGCGCCGTCGCCTCGTTCGCCACCACCCCACCCCCGGCCGCCCTCACCGCCGCCCGAGACTGGATCGACGAGTGCTACGCCGGCGAGTCGGTCGAAGAGATCATCGAGCGACTCACCCGCCACCACACACCCGACGCACGAACCGCCGCCACTGTCGTCGACAGCCGGTCACCCACCGCGCTGTCCGTCACGCTCCGCTCGCTGCGCAGCGCCGCAAACCTGCCCGACCTGCCGGCAGCCCTGGCACAGGAGTATCGGCTGTCCGCCGCGATGCTGCGGCTGCCCGACCTGGCCGAAGGAATCCGCGCCCAGATCATCGACAAGGACCGCCGGCCCCGCTGGCAGCCGTCGACGCTCGCCGACGTGTCACCGCACCTCGTGGACGCCTGTTTCGGCCCACGGGACAACCTGCCGGACCTGACCGTGGAGGCACCGTGA
- a CDS encoding acyl-CoA dehydrogenase family protein, which yields MQLTDEQIALGATVADFATTHLAPHAVRWDRDRHFPVDVLRRAATLGLGGVYVDERHGGSGLGRLDGVVVFEALATGCPSLAAYTSIHNMVAVMIDRHGTSTQQATYLPRLCAMETLGAYCLTEPHAGSDAAAIGTRARRSGDGWMLDGVKQFISGAGAAGVYVVFARTGAPGPRGVSAFLVDADTPGLAFGPNEAKMGWNAQPTRQVILDQVRLPATALLGHENSGFAIAMAALDGGRLNIGACSLGGAQYALDRATAHLRDRPAFGAPLAQAQALRFRVADAQTHLTAARLLLHQAADDLDRGDPDASTRCAMAKRLATDTGFDVANTALQLHGGYGYLSETGIEKIVRDLRVHQILEGTNEIMRLIIARSMLDERRAA from the coding sequence ATGCAGCTGACCGACGAGCAGATCGCATTGGGTGCCACCGTCGCCGACTTCGCCACCACCCACCTGGCGCCGCACGCGGTGCGCTGGGACCGGGACAGGCACTTCCCGGTCGACGTCCTGCGCAGGGCCGCCACGCTCGGGTTGGGCGGAGTGTACGTCGACGAACGCCACGGCGGCAGCGGCCTCGGGCGTCTCGACGGTGTCGTCGTCTTCGAGGCGCTGGCCACCGGATGCCCGTCGCTGGCCGCCTACACCTCGATCCACAACATGGTGGCGGTGATGATCGACCGGCACGGGACCTCGACGCAACAGGCCACGTACCTGCCCCGCCTGTGCGCGATGGAGACGCTGGGGGCGTACTGCCTGACCGAGCCCCACGCCGGCAGCGACGCCGCCGCCATCGGCACCAGGGCCCGCCGCAGCGGCGACGGTTGGATGCTCGACGGGGTCAAGCAGTTCATCTCCGGCGCCGGTGCGGCCGGTGTGTACGTGGTGTTCGCCCGCACCGGCGCACCCGGCCCGAGAGGCGTCTCGGCGTTCCTCGTCGACGCCGACACACCCGGGCTGGCCTTCGGCCCCAACGAGGCCAAGATGGGGTGGAATGCCCAGCCCACCCGGCAGGTGATCCTCGACCAGGTCCGGCTACCGGCGACCGCCCTGCTCGGTCACGAGAACAGCGGATTCGCGATCGCGATGGCCGCCCTCGACGGCGGACGACTCAACATCGGCGCATGCTCCCTCGGCGGTGCCCAGTACGCCCTGGACCGCGCCACCGCCCATCTACGCGACCGGCCGGCCTTCGGTGCCCCCCTCGCCCAGGCACAGGCTCTGCGGTTCCGCGTCGCGGACGCCCAGACGCACCTCACCGCAGCCCGACTCCTGCTCCACCAGGCCGCCGACGACCTCGACCGCGGCGACCCGGACGCCAGCACCCGCTGCGCCATGGCGAAACGGTTGGCCACCGATACCGGATTCGACGTCGCCAACACCGCCCTGCAACTGCACGGCGGCTACGGCTACCTCAGCGAGACCGGCATCGAGAAGATCGTCCGTGACCTGCGTGTCCACCAGATCCTCGAAGGGACCAACGAGATCATGCGGCTGATCATCGCCCGCAGCATGCTTGACGAACGGAGGGCCGCGTGA
- a CDS encoding CoA-acylating methylmalonate-semialdehyde dehydrogenase, producing the protein MEQLTHFIAGRHVAGGSGRFGDVYDPSTGHVARQVPMASADEVHAALADAAAAQRGWAATNPQRRARVLIRWLALIHQQADELAALLSAEHGKTVADAHGDIQRGTEVVEFAIGVPHLLKGEYTDSAGAGIDVYSMRQPLGVVAGITPFNFPAMIPLWQAAPALACGNAFVLKPSERTPSVPLRLAELFVAAGGPPGVFNVVNGDSEAAAPLLTDPRVQAVGFVGSSTAARHVYATATAHGKRAQCFGGAKNHAVVMPDADLDQVVDALVGAAFGSAGERCMAVSVAVPVGERTADALVARLTDRIRGLRVGAANDPDADFGPLVTDVARQRVTDHIAAGVSEHATLLLDGRGRTVDTHPDGFYLGPSLFDRVTPQMSIYQEEIFGPVLCVVRAADYESAVRLCDEHPYGNGVSVFTRDGDTARDFAQRVQVGMVGVNVPIPVPIAYHTFGGWKASGFGDLNQHGPDSIRFHTRTKTVTSRWLSRGVRDGASFVIPTMS; encoded by the coding sequence ATGGAACAGCTCACCCACTTCATCGCGGGCAGACACGTCGCCGGCGGCTCCGGCCGATTCGGCGACGTGTACGACCCCAGCACCGGACACGTCGCCCGGCAGGTGCCGATGGCCTCGGCAGACGAGGTCCACGCGGCGCTTGCCGACGCGGCGGCCGCACAGCGGGGCTGGGCCGCCACGAACCCCCAACGCCGCGCCCGGGTCTTGATCCGGTGGCTGGCACTCATCCACCAGCAGGCCGATGAACTCGCCGCGCTGCTCTCCGCCGAACACGGCAAGACCGTCGCCGACGCACACGGCGACATCCAGCGAGGCACAGAGGTTGTCGAGTTCGCCATCGGCGTACCGCACCTGCTCAAAGGCGAGTACACCGATTCCGCCGGCGCCGGCATCGACGTGTACTCGATGCGGCAGCCGCTGGGCGTCGTCGCGGGCATCACTCCGTTCAATTTCCCGGCGATGATCCCGCTGTGGCAGGCCGCCCCGGCGTTGGCCTGCGGCAACGCGTTCGTGCTCAAACCCAGCGAGCGGACGCCGTCGGTGCCGTTGCGGCTGGCCGAACTGTTCGTCGCCGCCGGTGGCCCGCCCGGCGTGTTCAACGTGGTGAACGGCGACAGCGAGGCCGCCGCGCCGCTGCTGACCGACCCGAGGGTGCAGGCGGTGGGATTCGTCGGCTCGTCGACGGCCGCGCGTCATGTCTACGCCACGGCCACCGCCCACGGTAAACGGGCACAGTGTTTCGGCGGTGCCAAGAACCACGCCGTGGTGATGCCCGATGCCGACCTCGACCAGGTCGTCGATGCCCTGGTCGGAGCCGCGTTCGGGTCCGCCGGAGAACGCTGCATGGCGGTCTCCGTGGCGGTGCCGGTGGGGGAGCGCACCGCCGACGCGCTCGTGGCCCGCCTCACCGACCGCATCCGGGGTCTGCGGGTCGGTGCCGCAAACGACCCGGATGCCGACTTCGGGCCGCTCGTGACCGACGTCGCCCGGCAGCGGGTCACCGACCACATCGCCGCCGGTGTGTCCGAGCACGCGACACTTCTTCTCGACGGCCGTGGGCGGACCGTGGACACCCATCCGGACGGCTTCTACCTCGGGCCGTCGCTCTTCGACCGGGTCACCCCTCAGATGTCGATCTATCAGGAGGAGATCTTCGGGCCGGTACTGTGCGTGGTCCGGGCAGCGGACTACGAGTCGGCGGTACGGCTGTGTGACGAGCACCCGTACGGCAACGGGGTGTCGGTCTTCACCCGCGACGGTGACACCGCCCGCGACTTCGCCCAGCGGGTACAGGTCGGCATGGTCGGTGTCAACGTGCCGATCCCGGTGCCGATCGCCTACCACACCTTCGGTGGCTGGAAGGCGTCCGGCTTCGGCGACCTCAACCAGCACGGTCCCGACTCGATCCGCTTCCACACCCGCACCAAGACCGTCACCTCCCGCTGGTTGTCCCGAGGCGTCCGCGACGGTGCCAGCTTCGTGATCCCCACGATGAGCTGA
- a CDS encoding bifunctional 2-methylcitrate synthase/citrate synthase, with product MSTDIRRGLTGVVVDTTAISTVISETNSLTYGGYAVQDLAASRSWEEVAHLLWHGDLPDATQLADFRAAEAAQRRLDRTGQEVLRKLPETCHPMDVLRTAVSYFGAQDPTEDLADRAANQAKALSLFAKLPTVVALDLRRRRGQDPIPPDPTLGYAENFFHMCFGEVPSADVVRAFETTMILYAEHSFNASTFAARVITSTLSDLYSAVTGAIGALKGPLHGGANEAVMHMLVAIDDPDRVESWLDEALATKQKIMGFGHRVYKNGDSRVPIMQDALDNLIATHADDRVRRLAEVYTRLQTAMFQRKAIHPNLDYPSALAYHVMGFDTPTFTPIFVMSRITGWTAHIVEQLTANVLIRPLSAYTGPQQRPVPA from the coding sequence ATGAGCACCGACATCCGCCGTGGCCTGACCGGCGTGGTGGTCGACACCACCGCCATCTCCACTGTGATCAGCGAGACCAACTCGCTGACCTACGGCGGCTACGCCGTACAGGACCTCGCGGCCTCTCGAAGCTGGGAAGAGGTCGCCCACCTGCTGTGGCACGGCGACCTGCCCGACGCGACCCAACTGGCCGACTTCCGTGCCGCCGAGGCCGCCCAGCGTCGACTGGACCGCACCGGGCAGGAGGTGTTGCGCAAGCTTCCCGAAACCTGCCATCCGATGGACGTGCTGCGCACCGCGGTCTCCTACTTCGGTGCCCAGGACCCGACCGAGGACCTCGCCGACCGGGCGGCCAACCAGGCCAAGGCCCTGTCGCTGTTCGCGAAGCTGCCCACCGTCGTCGCCCTGGACCTCCGTCGGCGTCGGGGACAGGACCCGATCCCGCCCGACCCGACGCTCGGCTACGCCGAGAACTTCTTCCACATGTGCTTCGGCGAGGTACCGTCCGCCGATGTGGTCCGCGCCTTCGAGACCACGATGATCCTGTACGCCGAGCACAGCTTCAACGCCTCCACCTTCGCCGCCAGGGTGATCACCTCTACCCTGTCGGACCTGTACAGCGCCGTCACCGGCGCGATCGGCGCGCTCAAGGGCCCGCTGCACGGCGGGGCCAACGAGGCCGTCATGCACATGCTCGTCGCCATCGACGACCCGGATCGGGTGGAGTCCTGGCTGGACGAGGCCCTCGCCACCAAGCAGAAGATCATGGGATTCGGGCACCGGGTCTACAAGAACGGCGACTCGCGCGTACCGATCATGCAGGACGCCCTGGACAACCTGATCGCCACCCACGCCGACGACCGCGTCCGTCGGCTCGCCGAGGTGTACACCCGGCTCCAGACCGCGATGTTCCAGCGCAAGGCGATCCACCCCAACCTCGACTACCCCTCCGCGCTGGCGTACCACGTGATGGGTTTCGACACCCCGACGTTCACGCCGATCTTCGTGATGAGCCGTATCACCGGCTGGACCGCGCACATCGTCGAACAGCTCACCGCCAACGTGCTCATCCGCCCGTTGAGTGCCTACACCGGCCCGCAGCAGCGTCCCGTCCCGGCCTGA
- the prpB gene encoding methylisocitrate lyase, translated as MTYLYARTSATAKRAALRAGLKSGELLRLPGAFNPLTARIVQQTGFEGVYVSGGALSAAAGLPDIGLTTLTEVAGWAADIAASTDLPALVDADTGFGEPLNAARTVQRLEDAGLAGCHLEDQVNPKRCGHLDGKTLVTPQDMARRLRGAVAARRDPDFLIMARTDARAVEGLDGAIARAKAYVDAGADAIFPEALADAAEFAAFRAAVDVPLLANMTEFGKGPNLGVDQLRDLGYNLVIYPVTTLRLAMGAVEAGLRRLAADGTAAGLLDTMMTRSRLYEVIDYDQYGRFDGDVAAFTLPSDA; from the coding sequence ATGACCTACCTGTACGCCCGTACCAGCGCCACCGCCAAACGCGCGGCACTGCGCGCCGGTCTGAAGAGCGGCGAACTGCTGCGGCTTCCGGGCGCCTTCAATCCGTTGACCGCCCGCATCGTGCAGCAGACCGGCTTCGAGGGGGTGTACGTCTCCGGCGGTGCGCTGTCGGCCGCCGCCGGTCTGCCCGACATCGGCCTGACCACGCTGACCGAGGTCGCCGGCTGGGCCGCCGACATCGCTGCCAGCACCGACCTGCCGGCGCTGGTCGACGCCGACACCGGCTTCGGCGAGCCGCTGAACGCGGCCCGCACCGTGCAACGGCTGGAGGACGCCGGGCTGGCCGGCTGTCACCTGGAGGACCAGGTCAACCCGAAACGCTGCGGACACCTGGACGGCAAGACCCTGGTCACCCCGCAGGACATGGCGCGCCGCCTGCGGGGCGCCGTGGCCGCGCGCCGCGACCCCGATTTTCTGATCATGGCCCGCACCGACGCGCGTGCCGTCGAGGGCCTGGATGGCGCGATCGCCCGGGCGAAGGCGTACGTCGATGCCGGCGCGGACGCGATCTTCCCCGAGGCGCTCGCCGACGCGGCGGAGTTCGCGGCCTTCCGGGCCGCCGTCGACGTGCCGTTGCTGGCGAACATGACCGAGTTCGGCAAGGGCCCGAACCTTGGTGTCGACCAGCTCCGCGACCTCGGCTACAACCTGGTCATCTATCCGGTCACCACGCTGCGACTGGCGATGGGCGCGGTCGAGGCCGGTCTGCGTCGACTCGCCGCCGACGGCACCGCTGCCGGGCTGCTCGACACGATGATGACCCGTTCCCGGCTCTACGAGGTCATCGACTACGACCAGTACGGCCGCTTCGACGGCGATGTCGCCGCCTTCACCCTGCCATCCGACGCCTGA
- a CDS encoding MmgE/PrpD family protein, with amino-acid sequence MTAEPEESPLIEHVVRVSPSAERLPRDRQLAWALAKVATARAPLDADAAAMVANRVIDNAAVAMASLSRRPVSVARAQARPHRTAPGASVFGADPALRVSPEWAAWANGTAVRELDFHDTYLAADYSHPGDNIPPLLAVAQHVGASGADLLRGLLAAYEVHVALVTGICLHKHKIDHVAHLSAATACGLGALLRLPTEVVYQAIGQAVHTTTATRQSRKGEISSWKAYAPAFAGKAAIEAVDRAMRGEGAPAPIYEGEDGFIAWLLDGPDAAYTVPLPAPGDPLRGILRTYTKEHSAEYQAQALIDLARAMRDKVPGIDTAAGVDRIASIVLYTSHHTHHVIGSGANDPQKYDPTASRETLDHSIPYILAVALQDGAWHHVRSYDPQRAGRPDTVALWHKITTVEDSEWTRRYHSPDPAQKAFGGRLEITLTDGTVLEDSLALADAHPDGARPFDRPAYVRKFTTLAEGVVTADAQREFLDAVARLADLTGAELTALFPTVDHAAIADADAALPQGIFR; translated from the coding sequence GTGACCGCCGAGCCTGAGGAGTCCCCGTTGATCGAGCACGTCGTACGCGTATCGCCCAGTGCGGAACGGCTGCCCCGCGACCGGCAACTCGCCTGGGCGTTGGCCAAGGTGGCCACCGCGCGCGCTCCGCTGGACGCCGACGCGGCGGCGATGGTCGCCAACCGGGTGATCGACAACGCCGCGGTGGCGATGGCCTCGCTGTCCCGGCGTCCGGTGTCAGTGGCCCGGGCACAGGCCCGACCGCACCGGACGGCCCCCGGGGCTTCGGTCTTCGGCGCCGACCCGGCGCTACGGGTGTCGCCGGAGTGGGCGGCCTGGGCCAACGGCACCGCGGTGCGGGAGTTGGACTTCCACGACACCTACCTGGCGGCGGACTACTCCCATCCCGGTGACAACATCCCGCCGTTGCTCGCGGTGGCCCAGCACGTCGGTGCCAGCGGCGCGGACCTGCTGCGCGGCCTGCTGGCCGCCTACGAGGTGCACGTGGCCCTGGTGACCGGGATCTGTCTGCACAAGCACAAGATCGACCACGTGGCGCACCTGAGCGCGGCGACCGCCTGCGGGCTGGGCGCGCTGCTGCGCCTGCCCACCGAGGTGGTCTACCAGGCCATCGGTCAGGCGGTGCACACCACCACCGCCACCCGCCAGTCCCGCAAGGGCGAGATCTCCTCGTGGAAGGCGTACGCCCCCGCGTTCGCCGGCAAGGCCGCGATCGAGGCGGTCGACCGCGCGATGCGGGGCGAGGGCGCCCCGGCCCCCATCTACGAGGGCGAGGACGGATTCATCGCCTGGTTGCTCGACGGCCCGGACGCCGCCTACACCGTGCCACTACCGGCACCCGGGGATCCCCTACGCGGCATCCTGCGGACCTACACCAAGGAACACTCCGCCGAGTACCAGGCCCAGGCGCTCATCGACCTAGCCCGCGCGATGCGGGACAAGGTCCCCGGCATCGACACCGCCGCAGGAGTGGACCGGATCGCCTCGATCGTCCTGTACACCAGCCACCACACCCATCACGTGATCGGCTCGGGAGCCAACGACCCACAGAAGTACGACCCGACCGCGAGCCGGGAGACGCTGGACCACTCCATCCCCTACATCCTGGCCGTGGCGTTGCAGGACGGCGCCTGGCACCACGTGCGCTCGTACGACCCGCAGCGGGCTGGCCGACCCGACACCGTCGCCCTCTGGCACAAGATCACCACGGTCGAGGACTCGGAGTGGACCCGCCGCTACCACAGCCCGGACCCGGCACAGAAGGCGTTCGGCGGGCGCCTGGAGATCACCCTCACCGACGGCACCGTCCTGGAAGACTCCCTCGCCCTGGCCGACGCCCACCCCGACGGCGCGCGTCCGTTCGACCGCCCGGCGTACGTCCGCAAGTTCACCACCCTCGCCGAGGGGGTCGTCACCGCCGACGCCCAGCGGGAGTTCCTCGACGCCGTCGCCCGCCTCGCCGACCTCACCGGTGCGGAGCTAACGGCGTTGTTCCCCACGGTCGACCACGCGGCGATCGCAGACGCCGACGCCGCCCTGCCGCAAGGAATCTTCCGATGA